One window of the Amycolatopsis mediterranei genome contains the following:
- a CDS encoding maleylpyruvate isomerase family mycothiol-dependent enzyme: MTPTGPAQRHAQDAARFTELTESASAGDWTRPSPVAEWTALDVVQHLVEWPRAFLRGAGIELPALAGDADPAGAWKQHVADIQAILDEPAGRVLSNPHTGDRPVDEAIDQFYTNDVWMHSWDLAKALGREPDLGEERCAATLAGMQPMESLLRDSGQFGPAVPVAGDASAQDRLMGFLGRDPAWRP, encoded by the coding sequence ATGACACCCACCGGACCCGCTCAGCGGCACGCGCAGGACGCGGCCCGCTTCACGGAGCTGACGGAGTCGGCTTCGGCCGGCGACTGGACGCGCCCCAGCCCGGTCGCGGAGTGGACCGCGCTCGACGTGGTGCAGCACCTGGTCGAGTGGCCGCGCGCCTTCCTGCGGGGCGCCGGGATCGAACTCCCGGCACTGGCCGGCGACGCCGACCCGGCCGGCGCCTGGAAGCAGCACGTCGCCGACATCCAGGCCATCCTCGACGAGCCGGCCGGGCGGGTGCTCAGCAACCCGCACACCGGTGACCGGCCGGTCGACGAGGCGATCGATCAGTTCTACACCAACGACGTCTGGATGCACTCCTGGGATCTCGCCAAGGCGCTGGGCCGCGAGCCGGACCTGGGCGAGGAGCGCTGCGCCGCCACCTTGGCCGGGATGCAGCCGATGGAGTCCTTGCTGCGCGACAGCGGGCAGTTCGGGCCGGCGGTGCCGGTCGCCGGCGACGCTTCGGCGCAGGACCGGCTGATGGGCTTCCTGGGCCGCGACCCGGCCTGGCG
- a CDS encoding SpoIIE family protein phosphatase, giving the protein MGKPGSMQPEDWQDLVDGLPVVVWEADARSGAFSFVSDASHALLGHPPGSWSADPAFALSVVHPQDRDHCARARDEGRAHGSYEVTYRALTADGRVVWLHELGRVQPGGATIGGVLLDASGRRSEAERQRFLAGFERGLQELDDAEDVMAYAARSLGEHLGADRCAYAEAEADEDHFLMSGDHATGLPPLPGRFAMSAFGDGCMRAMRAGRSWVVADSHHDVRLEPADLDAYRVTGIRAVICVPLLRGGRFVAAMAVHQATVREWTDAEVELVELIVSRCWESIQRTHAGRALRDSEQRHRLLVERATDAIWVLDRDLRFAEINPAACELLGYARDELIGTSITALLDDAGSERWRQLIARPGAVRETSEVHHVRRVDGTEMALELSIQATPSGVQAIGRDVTERRRREAERELLLQREHEIAETLQRSLLPRELPALPRIAAAARYQPAAVHAQTGGDWYELVAVGPTRVALSVGDVVGKGPQAAAVMGQLRSALAGSLLDGHGPAAALDRLDAFAARTAGAAGTTCACLTLDWETGELRWAVAGHPPPVVVEAGGARLLSGGGAVLGGPDRAHHREHTVTLAPGASVLLYTDGLVERRDEPIDEGLRRLCEAAARAHAAAPEQLVTAIGSALLDSGQEDDVALLAIRLVPPPLRRSAAAEPDVLRRLREDLARWSALAGLPAELHQDLSLALGEAVANSVEHAFPETPGEVAYSVTRTADGRLEALVRDDGRWRREPADNSHRGRGIGIIKALSEEFGIDHGGPGTAVRFRIAPDPDAAPESPPVAPEIVVPAGVSVDEGGPGPLALKLTGDLDLATIGEVRPAVLASVEATATRSVVVDLTGLRYLSSCGVALLLDVAAVARRRGLAVTTRASAASAPLRILELAGLMGSPSGAFVVESVAP; this is encoded by the coding sequence GTGGGAAAGCCGGGGAGCATGCAGCCGGAGGACTGGCAGGATCTCGTCGACGGCCTGCCCGTCGTCGTGTGGGAGGCCGACGCCCGCAGCGGCGCCTTCTCGTTCGTTTCCGATGCCTCGCACGCTCTCCTGGGCCACCCGCCCGGGTCGTGGTCGGCCGATCCCGCGTTCGCCCTCTCGGTGGTGCACCCGCAGGACCGCGACCACTGCGCGCGGGCCCGGGACGAGGGCCGGGCCCACGGCAGCTACGAAGTCACCTACCGCGCCCTGACCGCCGACGGCCGGGTGGTGTGGCTCCACGAACTCGGGCGGGTGCAGCCGGGCGGGGCGACGATCGGCGGCGTGCTGCTGGACGCCTCCGGACGGCGGTCCGAAGCGGAGCGGCAGCGGTTCCTGGCCGGGTTCGAACGGGGTCTGCAGGAACTGGACGACGCCGAGGACGTCATGGCCTACGCGGCCCGCAGCCTCGGCGAACACCTCGGTGCGGACCGCTGCGCCTACGCCGAAGCGGAAGCCGACGAAGACCACTTCCTGATGAGCGGGGACCACGCCACCGGCCTGCCGCCGTTGCCCGGCCGCTTCGCCATGTCGGCGTTCGGGGACGGCTGCATGCGCGCCATGCGGGCCGGGCGCTCGTGGGTGGTCGCCGACAGTCACCACGACGTCCGCCTCGAGCCGGCGGACCTGGACGCCTACCGCGTCACCGGCATCCGCGCCGTCATCTGCGTGCCGCTGCTGCGCGGCGGCCGGTTCGTCGCGGCGATGGCCGTGCACCAGGCCACGGTCCGGGAGTGGACGGACGCGGAGGTCGAGCTGGTCGAGCTCATCGTGAGCCGGTGCTGGGAGTCCATCCAGCGCACGCACGCCGGCCGCGCCCTGCGTGACAGCGAACAACGGCACCGGCTGCTGGTGGAACGCGCCACCGACGCGATCTGGGTGCTCGACCGCGACCTGCGGTTCGCCGAGATCAACCCCGCGGCCTGCGAACTGCTCGGGTACGCGCGCGACGAGCTGATCGGCACTTCGATCACCGCCCTGCTCGACGACGCCGGGAGCGAACGGTGGCGGCAGCTCATCGCCCGGCCGGGCGCGGTCCGGGAGACCAGCGAAGTCCACCACGTGCGCCGGGTCGACGGCACGGAAATGGCGCTGGAGCTGAGCATCCAAGCCACCCCGTCGGGCGTGCAGGCGATCGGCCGCGACGTCACCGAGCGCCGTCGGCGTGAAGCCGAGCGGGAGCTCCTGCTGCAGCGGGAGCACGAGATCGCCGAGACGCTGCAGCGCAGCCTGCTGCCGCGCGAACTGCCCGCGCTGCCCCGGATCGCCGCCGCGGCCCGCTACCAGCCGGCCGCGGTGCACGCCCAGACCGGCGGGGACTGGTACGAGCTGGTGGCCGTGGGCCCGACCCGCGTCGCGCTGTCCGTCGGCGACGTCGTGGGCAAGGGACCGCAGGCGGCGGCGGTGATGGGCCAGCTGCGCAGCGCACTGGCCGGCAGTCTGCTCGACGGCCACGGCCCGGCCGCCGCGCTCGACCGCCTCGACGCCTTCGCGGCGCGCACGGCGGGGGCGGCCGGCACGACCTGCGCGTGTCTCACGCTCGATTGGGAGACCGGCGAACTGCGTTGGGCCGTCGCCGGGCACCCGCCGCCGGTGGTCGTCGAGGCCGGCGGCGCCCGGCTGCTGTCCGGCGGCGGCGCCGTGCTCGGCGGCCCGGACCGGGCCCACCACCGCGAGCACACCGTGACGCTGGCGCCCGGCGCCTCGGTGCTCCTGTACACCGACGGCCTCGTCGAGCGCCGCGACGAGCCGATCGACGAGGGACTGCGGCGGCTGTGCGAAGCCGCCGCCCGCGCGCACGCCGCCGCGCCGGAACAGCTCGTCACCGCGATCGGCTCGGCCCTGCTCGACAGCGGGCAGGAGGACGACGTCGCCCTGCTGGCGATCCGCCTGGTGCCCCCGCCGCTGCGGCGGTCCGCGGCCGCCGAACCCGACGTCCTGCGGCGCCTGCGCGAGGACCTCGCGCGCTGGTCGGCGCTCGCCGGCCTGCCCGCGGAACTCCACCAGGACCTGAGCCTCGCCCTGGGGGAGGCCGTGGCCAACTCCGTCGAGCACGCCTTCCCGGAGACGCCGGGCGAGGTGGCGTACTCGGTGACCCGCACGGCGGACGGCCGGCTCGAGGCGCTCGTCCGCGACGACGGCCGGTGGCGCCGCGAGCCGGCGGACAACAGCCACCGCGGACGGGGCATCGGGATCATCAAGGCGCTGTCGGAGGAGTTCGGCATCGACCACGGCGGTCCCGGCACCGCCGTCCGGTTCCGCATCGCCCCGGACCCCGACGCCGCGCCGGAAAGCCCGCCCGTGGCACCCGAAATCGTGGTCCCGGCCGGCGTATCGGTGGACGAAGGCGGGCCGGGGCCGCTGGCGCTGAAGCTCACCGGCGACCTCGACCTGGCGACGATCGGCGAGGTCCGGCCGGCCGTACTGGCCAGCGTCGAAGCCACCGCGACCCGGTCGGTGGTCGTCGACCTGACCGGACTGCGGTACCTGAGCAGCTGCGGCGTCGCCCTGCTGCTCGACGTCGCGGCGGTGGCCCGGCGCCGCGGCCTGGCCGTCACCACCCGGGCGAGCGCGGCTTCCGCGCCGCTGCGCATCCTCGAGCTCGCCGGCCTCATGGGGTCGCCGTCCGGGGCGTTCGTGGTCGAAAGCGTGGCGCCGTAA
- a CDS encoding DUF6461 domain-containing protein: MGDDLAAAVAAVAPAVRAVLPAAPAAVLGRLRCEPERRRFPDVPESEVLWSLMSLPPWVVERVHGAVELTLAGLAVPALSVTAALLPPPSSGGFGFLASESEAEAVRETRLLHHARPGLLELVADLTAGLVADDRLLPTAEGDEAGIAAAHGAGHLAIALVTATIAAREAGRPAAAGIVGTALGVAANLLRARPMPDAYAAALREKQRAGYRLPQYGSTSVNVRDHVFALTEGEFPAFGDFADNGLAEAADGGVVVRTGTENGSVHVSVRVLAEPPATVDTLGWDEVVDLGWHAEHGSASVGGGVPTPPWPGDYRVRVHAYGRDDPETEGYSLWVWAAPPAPPVVHARADRLGHRLRGEPEPPVADRPEVRYRWIGRSRLTVAATVTVVTGLPADDVLRAFGADPGRPEPLAELREAYADPWLAVLELDGVVVAIEENGFTGSHAPVLTAASRGGRAASMFWNVNGMTRLSFARGGELRSAFEPGLGEPSADEDVAAALAGLDLENFRDRNEKGLVALERFTGRGLYPEDLEDIDRRGVAYLISDPG, translated from the coding sequence ATGGGGGATGACCTCGCCGCGGCCGTGGCCGCCGTCGCACCGGCCGTCCGTGCCGTGCTCCCGGCCGCGCCGGCCGCGGTGCTGGGGCGCCTGCGGTGCGAACCGGAACGCCGCCGGTTCCCGGACGTGCCCGAGTCCGAAGTGCTGTGGTCGCTCATGTCCTTGCCGCCGTGGGTGGTCGAGCGGGTGCACGGCGCGGTGGAGCTCACGCTGGCCGGTCTCGCCGTTCCGGCGCTTTCGGTGACGGCCGCCCTGCTGCCACCACCGTCGTCGGGGGGCTTCGGTTTCCTCGCTTCCGAAAGCGAAGCGGAAGCGGTGCGGGAGACGCGGTTGCTGCACCACGCCCGGCCCGGTCTCCTGGAGCTGGTGGCGGACCTGACGGCCGGCCTGGTGGCCGACGACCGGCTGCTGCCCACCGCGGAAGGCGACGAAGCCGGGATCGCGGCCGCGCACGGCGCCGGCCACCTCGCGATCGCGCTGGTGACCGCGACGATCGCCGCCCGCGAAGCCGGCCGCCCCGCAGCCGCGGGCATCGTCGGGACGGCGCTCGGGGTCGCGGCGAACCTGCTGCGCGCACGACCGATGCCCGACGCCTACGCGGCGGCGCTGCGGGAGAAGCAGCGCGCCGGCTACCGGCTGCCGCAGTACGGGAGCACGTCCGTGAACGTCCGCGACCACGTCTTCGCCTTGACCGAGGGCGAATTCCCGGCCTTCGGCGACTTCGCGGACAACGGCCTCGCGGAGGCCGCCGACGGTGGCGTGGTGGTCCGCACCGGCACGGAGAACGGCTCGGTGCACGTCAGTGTCCGGGTGCTGGCCGAGCCGCCCGCCACGGTGGACACCCTGGGCTGGGACGAGGTCGTCGACCTCGGCTGGCACGCGGAGCACGGCTCGGCGAGCGTGGGCGGGGGCGTGCCGACACCGCCGTGGCCCGGCGACTACCGCGTCCGCGTGCACGCCTACGGCCGCGACGACCCGGAAACCGAGGGCTACAGCCTGTGGGTGTGGGCGGCGCCGCCCGCGCCGCCGGTGGTGCACGCCCGGGCCGACCGCCTCGGACACCGCCTGCGCGGCGAGCCGGAGCCGCCGGTGGCAGACCGGCCCGAGGTGCGCTACCGCTGGATCGGGCGGTCCCGGCTGACGGTGGCGGCGACGGTCACGGTGGTCACCGGCCTTCCGGCGGACGACGTCCTCCGCGCGTTCGGCGCGGACCCCGGCCGGCCCGAGCCGCTGGCGGAATTGCGCGAGGCGTACGCGGACCCGTGGCTGGCGGTGCTGGAGCTCGACGGCGTGGTGGTGGCGATCGAGGAGAACGGCTTCACCGGCTCTCACGCGCCCGTGCTCACCGCGGCGTCGCGGGGCGGCCGCGCGGCGAGCATGTTCTGGAACGTCAACGGCATGACGCGCCTGTCCTTCGCCAGGGGCGGCGAGCTCCGGTCGGCGTTCGAGCCGGGACTGGGCGAGCCGTCCGCGGACGAGGACGTCGCCGCGGCGCTGGCCGGCCTGGACCTGGAGAACTTCCGCG
- a CDS encoding NAD-dependent epimerase/dehydratase family protein, with product MKVFLTGGSGYIGRATIAELVRTGHAVEALARSDRAEASVVAAGATAVRGGLADLDVLADRAARAAAVIHLAQAASGEEDLAAATAMGGAGRYVHTGGTWVYGDTGGLRDETAPWNPPDVVAWRKPVEEAVLARAAHPVIVRPGLLYGGENRLIDAFFVEPGRKSGAIPYLGDGANHWALVHVDDLARLYVAALAAEPGSVYLGVGGVNPAAKEVAEACAHAAGLDGKTTSITLEQARAEMGPIADAFALDQEFTPAKARRELGWEPRYPDPLRVLAVG from the coding sequence ATGAAGGTCTTTCTGACCGGCGGATCCGGCTACATCGGCCGGGCCACGATCGCGGAGCTGGTGCGGACGGGCCACGCCGTCGAGGCGCTCGCCCGCAGCGACCGCGCGGAGGCGTCCGTCGTGGCGGCCGGGGCCACCGCGGTCCGCGGCGGTCTCGCCGATCTCGACGTCCTCGCCGACCGCGCCGCCCGGGCGGCGGCGGTGATCCACCTCGCCCAGGCCGCCTCGGGGGAGGAGGACCTCGCCGCGGCCACGGCGATGGGCGGCGCCGGCAGGTACGTGCACACCGGCGGCACGTGGGTGTACGGCGACACCGGCGGCTTGCGCGACGAAACCGCGCCGTGGAACCCGCCGGACGTGGTGGCCTGGCGCAAGCCGGTGGAGGAGGCGGTGCTGGCGCGCGCGGCCCACCCGGTGATCGTGCGGCCCGGGCTGCTCTACGGCGGCGAAAACCGGCTGATCGACGCGTTCTTCGTCGAGCCGGGCCGCAAGAGCGGGGCGATCCCGTACCTCGGCGACGGCGCCAACCACTGGGCGCTCGTGCACGTCGACGACCTCGCCCGGTTGTACGTGGCGGCGTTGGCGGCCGAGCCGGGGTCGGTCTACCTCGGGGTGGGCGGGGTGAACCCGGCCGCGAAGGAGGTGGCCGAGGCGTGCGCGCACGCGGCCGGCCTGGACGGGAAGACGACGTCGATCACCCTGGAGCAGGCGCGGGCCGAGATGGGCCCGATCGCCGACGCGTTCGCCCTCGACCAGGAGTTCACCCCGGCCAAGGCGCGGCGGGAGCTGGGCTGGGAGCCGCGGTACCCGGACCCGCTGCGGGTGCTCGCCGTCGGCTGA
- a CDS encoding SRPBCC family protein has product MTATTHETEILADDKVPTIRLVREFDAPPEQVFRAHIDPELYAQWVGPHSVTTRITRWDARTGGEWAFANDRGGEEIAAFHGCFHDVRPNERIVWTFTYDGEPDGVALETLTLEEIEGGRTRLRVLSVVPDFATRDGMLASGMDVGINEGYAKLDALLAKEA; this is encoded by the coding sequence ATGACCGCGACAACGCACGAAACCGAGATCCTGGCCGACGACAAGGTCCCGACGATCCGGCTCGTCCGGGAGTTCGACGCCCCGCCCGAGCAGGTGTTCCGCGCCCACATCGACCCCGAGCTGTACGCGCAGTGGGTCGGACCGCACTCGGTCACCACGAGGATCACGCGGTGGGACGCGCGCACGGGCGGCGAGTGGGCTTTCGCCAACGACCGCGGCGGCGAGGAGATCGCCGCGTTCCACGGCTGTTTCCACGACGTGCGGCCGAACGAGCGGATCGTGTGGACGTTCACCTACGACGGCGAGCCCGACGGCGTCGCCCTGGAAACGCTGACCCTGGAAGAAATCGAGGGCGGCCGCACCCGGCTGCGGGTGCTGAGCGTGGTGCCGGACTTCGCCACCCGGGACGGGATGCTGGCCAGCGGCATGGACGTCGGGATCAACGAGGGCTACGCCAAGCTCGACGCACTGCTCGCCAAGGAGGCCTGA
- a CDS encoding cellulase family glycosylhydrolase, which translates to MKRSIAALAAAGATVLGGTAVLAMPQASAATQGCHVDYTVTNQWQGGFQAAVKVTNLGDAITGWLLRFTFPDAGQKVAQGWNATWAQSGATATAANADWNRTLTTGATTELGFTGTTTGANPVPASFTLNGVTCTGSTTTTTTPTTTTTTTTTPSPGGTPLAANGQLHVCGVHLCNEANRAIQLRGMSTHGLQWFDSCYNDASLDALANDWHADLLRIAMYVQEKGYETNPAWFTDRVNSLVGEAEERGMYAIVDFHTLTPGDPNYNLDRAKTFFAAVAARNAARKNVIYEIANEPNGVSWGAIKSYAEQVIPVIRAADPDAVVIVGTRGWSSLGVSDGSNETEIVNNPVNAGNIMYTFHFYAASHKDNYRATVSRAATRLPLFVTEFGTVTATGGGALDQASTTAWLDLLDQLQISYANWTYSDADESSAALQPGTCAGGDYGTGRLTASGALVRNRINTPDHF; encoded by the coding sequence ATGAAGCGCTCCATCGCTGCGCTGGCGGCCGCCGGCGCGACGGTTCTCGGCGGCACCGCCGTGCTGGCCATGCCCCAGGCCTCGGCCGCCACGCAAGGCTGCCACGTCGACTACACCGTCACCAACCAGTGGCAAGGCGGGTTCCAGGCCGCGGTCAAGGTCACCAACCTGGGTGACGCGATCACCGGCTGGTTGCTCCGGTTCACCTTCCCCGACGCCGGCCAGAAGGTCGCCCAGGGCTGGAACGCCACATGGGCGCAGTCCGGCGCGACCGCCACCGCGGCCAACGCCGACTGGAACCGGACCCTCACCACGGGTGCCACCACCGAACTCGGCTTCACCGGCACCACGACCGGCGCCAACCCGGTTCCGGCATCCTTCACCCTGAACGGCGTCACCTGCACCGGGTCGACGACGACCACGACCACCCCCACGACCACGACCACGACCACCACCACGCCCTCCCCCGGCGGCACGCCGCTGGCCGCGAACGGGCAGCTGCACGTCTGCGGTGTCCACCTGTGCAACGAGGCGAACCGGGCGATCCAGCTGCGCGGCATGAGCACGCACGGCCTGCAGTGGTTCGACTCCTGCTACAACGACGCGTCCCTGGACGCCCTCGCGAACGACTGGCACGCCGACCTGCTCCGCATCGCCATGTACGTGCAGGAAAAGGGCTACGAGACCAACCCGGCCTGGTTCACCGACCGGGTCAACAGCCTCGTCGGCGAAGCCGAGGAACGCGGGATGTACGCGATCGTCGACTTCCACACCCTCACCCCGGGCGATCCGAACTACAACCTCGACCGCGCCAAGACGTTCTTCGCGGCGGTGGCCGCGCGCAACGCGGCCCGGAAGAACGTGATCTACGAGATCGCCAACGAACCCAACGGCGTCAGCTGGGGCGCCATCAAGAGCTACGCCGAACAGGTCATCCCGGTGATCCGCGCCGCCGACCCGGACGCTGTCGTGATCGTCGGCACCCGTGGCTGGTCGTCGCTCGGCGTTTCCGACGGCTCGAACGAAACCGAGATCGTCAACAACCCCGTCAACGCCGGCAACATCATGTACACGTTCCACTTCTACGCCGCCAGCCACAAGGACAACTACCGCGCCACGGTGAGCCGGGCGGCCACCAGGCTGCCGCTGTTCGTCACGGAGTTCGGCACGGTGACCGCCACCGGCGGCGGCGCACTGGACCAGGCGAGCACCACGGCCTGGCTGGATCTGCTCGACCAGCTGCAGATCAGTTACGCGAACTGGACGTACTCCGACGCCGACGAAAGCAGCGCCGCGCTGCAACCGGGCACCTGCGCGGGCGGCGACTACGGCACCGGCCGGTTGACCGCGTCCGGTGCACTGGTCCGGAACCGCATCAACACGCCCGACCACTTCTGA
- a CDS encoding ArsR/SmtB family transcription factor, with protein sequence MDEDSERLNRVFAALADPTRRDLVARLAGADATVGELAEPYDMSLQAVSKHVKVLEEAGLVTRSKDAQRRPVHLDAEVFDLMTKWIERYRRQAEERYRRLDALLGRMAGGETRPRKDAS encoded by the coding sequence GTGGACGAAGACAGCGAACGGCTCAACCGGGTGTTCGCGGCACTGGCCGACCCGACGCGGCGCGATCTGGTGGCGCGGCTGGCCGGCGCGGACGCGACCGTTGGCGAGCTGGCCGAGCCGTACGACATGAGCCTGCAGGCGGTCTCCAAGCACGTGAAGGTGCTGGAGGAAGCCGGGCTGGTCACGCGCAGCAAGGATGCCCAGCGCCGTCCGGTCCACCTGGATGCCGAGGTGTTCGACCTGATGACCAAGTGGATCGAGCGGTACCGGCGGCAGGCCGAGGAGCGCTACCGGCGCCTCGACGCCCTGCTGGGCCGCATGGCCGGCGGAGAAACCCGGCCACGAAAGGACGCGTCATGA